The following coding sequences lie in one Phalacrocorax aristotelis chromosome 4, bGulAri2.1, whole genome shotgun sequence genomic window:
- the TACC3 gene encoding transforming acidic coiled-coil-containing protein 3 isoform X1 — MSLQILNAENGENGGNVNDDLTEDDCGFFFAPPEPTGRPSILRLSQKENLPPKSVSKAMKVTFQTPLRDPQTRKILSPAMSDKLETTFTLDDYSDALVDDLLSAPINVDTCQQKAEAETNNTVVNTQMPEKVSAAPYPDDEMPVKGRGSYNLDFDNLNDINPFQSSVQLQHSPGNLQKSPVRASSTPEKTEKSNDSLLDDTASSASTTASAEHSVEEKTPFSGKESVLRELESNKSKLSPKQAISDSVQDVKPASTDVSQVNNSMGLAEAPTLPVQLSGNLGPSSSDVTNSSVTEESKLQNVSVAEKASVEELAVSEVEPAEKPGVTKAGPVKLEFDFDNTTARKPPPKKLGRRPGIKPPSKKTPVAKTKTETTEVQNKSNVEDEIPVPKASYKFDWDKLDDPNFNPFGGGSKISSSPKCSKPSPQKVHLQEEQDSTSSGREPLPVEQDNRPSACETPEKREPKSPEISKQSVVEDKPRTQDNKPGVQVEAEFPGESAMEKQMSPSKMSPANVPSQDNFVSTDSGKKSMSAEEIKPSSHRTEITTDEQTADSEPEEFFRPSSEVLGMGIEIDYLEQFGTSSFKESALRKQSLYLKFDPLLRDSPRRPVSGTIETNMNTTTALLHRGPVADLSKLLEAEKPAVSLQDEEKPKGLDLLGTFTTSDTGPLIPDSLTSEVPPLPFGASTNTAVDAIIDVLKYSQKDMDAAVELVKREVQEKELETQEWRKKYDKLHMEYKEMGKIVAEFEGTITQMMEDAQKQKEFSKKEMQRMVEEKQQVISDLNSMEKSFSELFKRFEKQKEALEGYRKNEDALKKCAEEYLARIKKEEQRYCALKAHAEEKLHQANEEIAQVRSKAKSETAALQASLRKEQMRIQSLERSLEQKTKENDELTKICDDLILKMEKI; from the exons ATGAGTCTGcagattttaaatgcagaaaatggagaaaacgGAGGAAACGTCAATGATGACCTAACAGAAGACGACTGTGGATTTTTCTTTGCACCACCGGAACCTACAGGGAGACCTTCCATTTTACGCCTGTCCCAGAAAGAAAACTTGCCACCAAAAAGTGTGTCAAAAGCTATGAAG GTAACCTTTCAAACTCCTCTAAGAGATCCTCAGACTCGAAAAATCTTAAGCCCTGCTATGTCAGACAAACTCGAGACTACTTTCACGCTTGATGATTACAGTGATGCCTTGGTGGATGATCTTTTATCTGCACCCATCAACGTTGA cacaTGTCAACAAAAGGCTGAAGCTGAAACAAACAATACAGTGGTAAATACACAAATGCCAGAGAAGGTCAGTGCGGCTCCTTATCCAGATGATGAGATGCCAGTGAAGGGTCGAGGTTCCTACAATCTTGATTTTGATAACTTAAATGACATCAATCCCTTTCAAAGTTCAGTGCAGTTgcagcattctcctggaaacCTGCAGAAGTCTCCTGTAAGAGCATCTAGCACCccagagaaaactgaaaaaagtaatGATTCTCTTCTGGATGATACAGCTTCTTCTGCCTCTACCACAGCAAGTGCAGAGCACTCAGTTGAAGAGAAGACTCCTTTCTCTGGAAAAGAATCTGTATTGAGAGAACTGGAGTCTAACAAATCCAAGCTGTCCCCTAAGCAAGCCATCAGTGACTCTGTGCAGGATGTGAAGCCTGCTTCCACAGATGTGAGCCAAGTTAATAATTCGATGGGATTAGCAGAAGCACCTACACTTCCCGTACAGTTGTCTGGCAACTTAGGTCCTAGTAGTTCCGATGTAACTAATTCTTCTGTAACTGAGGAATCGAAGCTTCAGAATGTTTCAGTAGCAGAAAAAGCCTCTGTAGAAGAGCTGGCTGTCTCTGAAGTGGAACCTGCAGAAAAGCCTGGTGTCACCAAGGCTGGACCAGTAAAACTGGAATTTGACTTTGACAATACCACTGCTAGAAAGCCACCTCCTAAGAAACTAGGTAGAAGACCTGGAATTAAGCCACCTTCGAAAAAAACTCCTGTTGCCAAAACGAAAACAGAGACTACTGaagtgcaaaataaaagtaatgtgGAAGATGAAATCCCTGTTCCCAAAGCATCTTATAAGTTTGACTGGGACAAACTTGATGATCCAAACTTTAATCCGTTTGGGGGAGGCTCTAAAATTTCCAGCTCACCCAAGTGTTCTAAACCTAGCCCTCAGAAAGTTCACCTGCAAGAGGAGCAGGATAGTACGTCATCAGGAAGGGAGCCTCTTCCAGTGGAGCAGGATAACAGACCAAGTGCCTGTGAAACTCCTGAGAAAAGAGAACCCAAAAGTCC GGAAATAAGCAAACAGAGTGTGGTAGAAGATAAGCCAAGAACTCAAGACAACAAGCCAGGAGTTCAAGTAGAAGCTGAATTTCCAGGAGAGAGCGCCATG GAGAAGCAAATGAGCCCCTCTAAAATGTCTCCAGCTAATGTCCCCTCTCAAGATAATTTCGTTTCCACTGACAGTGGAAAAAAGTCAATgtctgcagaagaaattaaacctAGTTCCCACAGAACTGAAATAACAACAGATGAGCAGACAGCTGACTCTGAACCTGAAGAGTTCTTCAGACCATCATCTGAAG TTCTAGGAATGGGCATAGAAATAGACTATCTGGAACAGTTTGGGACTTCGTCA TTCAAAGAGTCTGCCTTGAGGAAACAGTCACTGTATTTGAAGTTTGACCCTCTACTGAGAGACAGTCCGAGAAGACCAGTGTCTGGTACTATTGAAACAAATATGAATACCACAACAGCTCTGCTTCACCGTGG tCCTGTTGCTGATTTAAGTAAATTGCTTGAAGCTGAAAAGCCTGCAGTGAGTCTTCAAGatgaagaaaaaccaaaaggaCTAGATCTTCTGGGGACATTTACAACTTCT GACACAGGTCCCCTAATTCCAGACTCCCTGACCAGTGAAgttcctccccttccttttgGTGCTTCCACAAACACTGCAGTGGATGCTATTATAGATGTGCTAAAATATAGCCAAAAAGACATGGATGCAGCTGTTGAACTGGTGAAGCGAGAG GTTCAAGAGAAAGAGTTGGAGACACAGGAATGGAGAAAGAAGTATGATAAGCTTCATATGGAATACAAGGAAATGGG aaaaatagttGCTGAGTTTGAAGGTACAATAACACAAATGATGG AGGACGCTCAGAAGCAGAAggaattttcaaagaaagaaatgcagaggatgGTGGAAGAGAAGCAACAAGTTATTTCAGATCTGAACTCTATGGAGAAATCTTTCTCAGAACTCTTCAAAcgatttgaaaaacagaaagaagcgCTAGAGGGTTACCGCAAA AATGAAGATGCTCTGAAGAAATGTGCTGAAGAATACCTGGCTAGAATTAAAAAAGAGGAGCAGAGATATTGTGCACTAAAGGcacatgctgaagaaaagctgcatCA AGCAAATGAGGAAATTGCCCAGGTACGAAGCAAAGCTAAATCAGAGACTGCAGCGCTACAAGCCAGTCTCCGTAAAGAACAAATGAGGATCCAGTCTTTAGAGAGGAGCCTTGAACAAAAG acTAAAGAAAATGA
- the TACC3 gene encoding transforming acidic coiled-coil-containing protein 3 isoform X2, translating to MPEKVSAAPYPDDEMPVKGRGSYNLDFDNLNDINPFQSSVQLQHSPGNLQKSPVRASSTPEKTEKSNDSLLDDTASSASTTASAEHSVEEKTPFSGKESVLRELESNKSKLSPKQAISDSVQDVKPASTDVSQVNNSMGLAEAPTLPVQLSGNLGPSSSDVTNSSVTEESKLQNVSVAEKASVEELAVSEVEPAEKPGVTKAGPVKLEFDFDNTTARKPPPKKLGRRPGIKPPSKKTPVAKTKTETTEVQNKSNVEDEIPVPKASYKFDWDKLDDPNFNPFGGGSKISSSPKCSKPSPQKVHLQEEQDSTSSGREPLPVEQDNRPSACETPEKREPKSPEISKQSVVEDKPRTQDNKPGVQVEAEFPGESAMEKQMSPSKMSPANVPSQDNFVSTDSGKKSMSAEEIKPSSHRTEITTDEQTADSEPEEFFRPSSEVLGMGIEIDYLEQFGTSSFKESALRKQSLYLKFDPLLRDSPRRPVSGTIETNMNTTTALLHRGPVADLSKLLEAEKPAVSLQDEEKPKGLDLLGTFTTSDTGPLIPDSLTSEVPPLPFGASTNTAVDAIIDVLKYSQKDMDAAVELVKREVQEKELETQEWRKKYDKLHMEYKEMGKIVAEFEGTITQMMEDAQKQKEFSKKEMQRMVEEKQQVISDLNSMEKSFSELFKRFEKQKEALEGYRKNEDALKKCAEEYLARIKKEEQRYCALKAHAEEKLHQANEEIAQVRSKAKSETAALQASLRKEQMRIQSLERSLEQKTKENDELTKICDDLILKMEKI from the exons ATGCCAGAGAAGGTCAGTGCGGCTCCTTATCCAGATGATGAGATGCCAGTGAAGGGTCGAGGTTCCTACAATCTTGATTTTGATAACTTAAATGACATCAATCCCTTTCAAAGTTCAGTGCAGTTgcagcattctcctggaaacCTGCAGAAGTCTCCTGTAAGAGCATCTAGCACCccagagaaaactgaaaaaagtaatGATTCTCTTCTGGATGATACAGCTTCTTCTGCCTCTACCACAGCAAGTGCAGAGCACTCAGTTGAAGAGAAGACTCCTTTCTCTGGAAAAGAATCTGTATTGAGAGAACTGGAGTCTAACAAATCCAAGCTGTCCCCTAAGCAAGCCATCAGTGACTCTGTGCAGGATGTGAAGCCTGCTTCCACAGATGTGAGCCAAGTTAATAATTCGATGGGATTAGCAGAAGCACCTACACTTCCCGTACAGTTGTCTGGCAACTTAGGTCCTAGTAGTTCCGATGTAACTAATTCTTCTGTAACTGAGGAATCGAAGCTTCAGAATGTTTCAGTAGCAGAAAAAGCCTCTGTAGAAGAGCTGGCTGTCTCTGAAGTGGAACCTGCAGAAAAGCCTGGTGTCACCAAGGCTGGACCAGTAAAACTGGAATTTGACTTTGACAATACCACTGCTAGAAAGCCACCTCCTAAGAAACTAGGTAGAAGACCTGGAATTAAGCCACCTTCGAAAAAAACTCCTGTTGCCAAAACGAAAACAGAGACTACTGaagtgcaaaataaaagtaatgtgGAAGATGAAATCCCTGTTCCCAAAGCATCTTATAAGTTTGACTGGGACAAACTTGATGATCCAAACTTTAATCCGTTTGGGGGAGGCTCTAAAATTTCCAGCTCACCCAAGTGTTCTAAACCTAGCCCTCAGAAAGTTCACCTGCAAGAGGAGCAGGATAGTACGTCATCAGGAAGGGAGCCTCTTCCAGTGGAGCAGGATAACAGACCAAGTGCCTGTGAAACTCCTGAGAAAAGAGAACCCAAAAGTCC GGAAATAAGCAAACAGAGTGTGGTAGAAGATAAGCCAAGAACTCAAGACAACAAGCCAGGAGTTCAAGTAGAAGCTGAATTTCCAGGAGAGAGCGCCATG GAGAAGCAAATGAGCCCCTCTAAAATGTCTCCAGCTAATGTCCCCTCTCAAGATAATTTCGTTTCCACTGACAGTGGAAAAAAGTCAATgtctgcagaagaaattaaacctAGTTCCCACAGAACTGAAATAACAACAGATGAGCAGACAGCTGACTCTGAACCTGAAGAGTTCTTCAGACCATCATCTGAAG TTCTAGGAATGGGCATAGAAATAGACTATCTGGAACAGTTTGGGACTTCGTCA TTCAAAGAGTCTGCCTTGAGGAAACAGTCACTGTATTTGAAGTTTGACCCTCTACTGAGAGACAGTCCGAGAAGACCAGTGTCTGGTACTATTGAAACAAATATGAATACCACAACAGCTCTGCTTCACCGTGG tCCTGTTGCTGATTTAAGTAAATTGCTTGAAGCTGAAAAGCCTGCAGTGAGTCTTCAAGatgaagaaaaaccaaaaggaCTAGATCTTCTGGGGACATTTACAACTTCT GACACAGGTCCCCTAATTCCAGACTCCCTGACCAGTGAAgttcctccccttccttttgGTGCTTCCACAAACACTGCAGTGGATGCTATTATAGATGTGCTAAAATATAGCCAAAAAGACATGGATGCAGCTGTTGAACTGGTGAAGCGAGAG GTTCAAGAGAAAGAGTTGGAGACACAGGAATGGAGAAAGAAGTATGATAAGCTTCATATGGAATACAAGGAAATGGG aaaaatagttGCTGAGTTTGAAGGTACAATAACACAAATGATGG AGGACGCTCAGAAGCAGAAggaattttcaaagaaagaaatgcagaggatgGTGGAAGAGAAGCAACAAGTTATTTCAGATCTGAACTCTATGGAGAAATCTTTCTCAGAACTCTTCAAAcgatttgaaaaacagaaagaagcgCTAGAGGGTTACCGCAAA AATGAAGATGCTCTGAAGAAATGTGCTGAAGAATACCTGGCTAGAATTAAAAAAGAGGAGCAGAGATATTGTGCACTAAAGGcacatgctgaagaaaagctgcatCA AGCAAATGAGGAAATTGCCCAGGTACGAAGCAAAGCTAAATCAGAGACTGCAGCGCTACAAGCCAGTCTCCGTAAAGAACAAATGAGGATCCAGTCTTTAGAGAGGAGCCTTGAACAAAAG acTAAAGAAAATGA
- the TMEM129 gene encoding E3 ubiquitin-protein ligase TM129 isoform X2, whose translation MESPAVTFTLAYLVFAVCFVFPPDEVRSAGLTVQSLLSAWLGSEDAAFVQYHLRRSTGTLLAHSLLPLGYYLGMCFAAPEKHLCFFYLASKGWKTFFFFAVLFPAVTSALAYYWSRKGWNNHPLARTLAVHALPQSGWRAVASSINTEFRRIDKFATGTPGARVIVTDTWVIKVTTYCLHVAQQQDIHLTVTDSRQHELTPDSNMPVQFLTIRVASVNPYVKAFDIRLNSTEYGELREKLRAPISNAANVVIHQSLSDLFLETFTSLVEINQTYPAPTTQSNCYAY comes from the exons ATGGAGAGCCCGGCGGTGACCTTCACCCTGGCCTACCTGGTGTTCGCCGTCTGCTTCGTCTTCCCGCCCGACGAGGTGCGCTCGGCGGGGCTGACGGTGCAGAGCCTGCTGTCCGCCTGGCTGGGCAGCGAGGACGCGGCCTTCGTGCAGTACCACCTGCGGCGGAGTACCGGCACGCTGCTGGCGCACTCCCTTCTGCCCCTGG GTTATTACCTTGGCATGTGCTTTGCTGCACCTGAAAAACATCTTTGTTTCTTCTACCTGGCTTCAAAAGGATGgaaaactttcttcttctttgctGTTCTCTTTCCAGCAGTCACCAGTGCCCTGGCATATTACTGGTCACGGAAAGGTTGGAATAATCATCCATTAGCCCGAACGCTTGCTGTTCATGCGCTCCCGCAGTCAGGTTGGAGGGCAGTAGCTTCTTCTATCAATACAGAATTTAGGAGAATTGACAAATTTGCTACCGGAACCCCAGGAGCAAGAGTTATTGTTACGGACACATGGGTGATTAAAGTGACCACCTACTGTTTACATGttgcccagcagcaggacatTCATTTGACGGTGACAGACTCCAGACAGCACGAACTCACCCCAGACTCAAATATGCCTGTGCAGTTCCTCACCATCCGAGTTGCCAGTGTTAATCCCTATGTGAAGGCATTTGATATCCG gttGAACTCCACAGAGTATGGGGAGCTCCGAGAAAAGCTCCGTGCTCCCATCAGCAACGCAGCTAATGTTGTGATCCATCAAAGCCTTAGTGATTTATTTCTAGAAACCTTTACATCTCTGGTGGAAATTAACCAGACATATCCCGCTCCAACCACTCAG agcaACTGCTATGCCTACTGA